Proteins from a genomic interval of Marmoricola sp. OAE513:
- a CDS encoding riboflavin synthase, producing the protein MFTGIIEELGVVSGIEPLHEAVRLSIQGPEVATGAKLGDSIAVNGVCLTVVTNKRGVFTADVMLQTLANTALGGLKRGSKVNLERAVTPATRLGGHIVQGHVDGTGEIVSRTPSEHWELVTISLPAELDKYLVAKGSITVDGISLTVADLDDSAEDGPTFTVSLIPETLARTTLGFKQPGDSVNLEVDVIAKYVEKMVKAHD; encoded by the coding sequence ATGTTCACCGGCATCATCGAGGAGCTCGGGGTGGTCTCCGGGATCGAGCCGCTGCACGAGGCCGTGCGGCTCTCGATCCAGGGTCCCGAGGTGGCCACCGGCGCCAAGCTGGGCGACTCCATCGCGGTCAACGGCGTCTGCCTCACCGTCGTGACCAACAAGCGCGGCGTGTTCACCGCGGACGTGATGCTGCAGACTCTCGCCAACACCGCGCTGGGCGGACTCAAGCGCGGCAGCAAGGTCAACCTGGAGCGGGCGGTCACGCCGGCGACGCGCCTCGGCGGCCACATCGTCCAGGGACACGTGGACGGTACCGGCGAGATCGTGTCGCGCACGCCGAGCGAGCACTGGGAGCTGGTCACGATCTCCCTGCCCGCGGAGCTGGACAAGTACCTGGTCGCCAAGGGCTCAATCACCGTCGACGGCATCAGCCTGACCGTGGCCGACCTGGACGACTCCGCCGAGGATGGCCCGACCTTCACGGTCAGCCTCATCCCCGAGACCCTGGCCCGCACGACCCTGGGCTTCAAGCAACCCGGCGACAGCGTCAACCTCGAGGTGGACGTCATCGCGAAGTACGTCGAGAAGATGGTGAAGGCACATGACTGA